The following are from one region of the candidate division TA06 bacterium genome:
- a CDS encoding T9SS type A sorting domain-containing protein → MRSKIGMVVLVVWILVLSSEISAQERWVYNYRGPGIWSNGAYSVVMGADGNVYAAGFSFGTGLDDDFTVVSLTSWGGERWVYRHNGPGNGDDGARSVVMGADSNLYAAGYSRGIGTYSDFTVVSITSWGGERWVYRYNGPANASDMAYSILMGTDGNLYAAGTSDGSGTDKDFTLVSLDTGGVERWVYRYDGPDGDYDVAYSIVMGTDGNLYAAGLSSGSGTSWDFTVVSVTPSGGERWVYRNSGPGGNQDRAYSIVAGANGDLYAAGHIQTNGTFWDLSVISLDSLGTERWVYQYDGPGNGSDVAYSIVVGTDGNLYAAGGSAGSGTNADFIVASLDSSGTGRWVYRYNGPGNRDDEAKSIALGSDGNLYAAGYSYGSGTVRDFTVVSLTPSGDERWVHNYDGTASENDEANSVVMGTDGNIYAAGKTDGIIGNWGFTVISLNPDVGVVEAELRPSQSPKLKLSVSPVPAMSGMKIYYSLPKPYEVRLSVYDVSGKLVKELANAKEESGSKVLFWEGKNDTGERVASGTYFIQLKAGNSYASAKIIVL, encoded by the coding sequence ATGAGGAGCAAAATTGGAATGGTAGTTTTGGTCGTCTGGATTCTAGTCCTATCATCTGAGATTTCCGCTCAGGAGCGGTGGGTTTACAACTACCGTGGACCTGGTATCTGGTCTAACGGCGCCTACTCGGTTGTGATGGGGGCAGATGGTAATGTGTATGCGGCTGGATTCAGTTTCGGAACCGGACTCGATGATGATTTCACCGTTGTGAGCCTGACTTCCTGGGGAGGGGAGCGCTGGGTCTATCGTCATAACGGGCCTGGAAACGGCGATGACGGCGCCCGCTCGGTTGTGATGGGAGCAGACAGTAATCTCTATGCTGCGGGATATAGCAGGGGAATCGGAACTTATAGTGACTTCACTGTAGTGAGCATAACTTCCTGGGGAGGAGAGCGCTGGGTTTACAGGTACAACGGCCCTGCAAATGCCAGTGATATGGCTTACTCGATTCTGATGGGAACAGATGGAAACCTCTATGCGGCAGGAACGAGCGATGGAAGCGGGACGGACAAAGATTTTACATTAGTCAGCCTTGACACCGGAGGGGTAGAACGGTGGGTGTATCGATACGACGGCCCTGACGGTGACTATGATGTAGCTTACTCGATTGTGATGGGAACAGATGGCAACCTGTATGCTGCAGGTCTAAGCTCTGGAAGTGGAACCTCGTGGGATTTCACCGTTGTCAGCGTCACTCCGTCGGGCGGAGAGCGTTGGGTATACAGGAACAGCGGGCCCGGAGGCAACCAGGACAGGGCTTACTCGATTGTGGCCGGGGCTAATGGTGATCTTTATGCAGCAGGACATATCCAGACAAACGGTACTTTTTGGGATCTTAGCGTTATCAGCCTTGATTCTTTGGGGACTGAACGCTGGGTGTACCAGTACGACGGCCCTGGAAATGGCAGTGATGTGGCCTACTCGATTGTGGTGGGAACAGATGGAAACCTCTATGCAGCGGGAGGGAGTGCGGGAAGCGGGACCAACGCTGACTTCATTGTGGCGAGCCTTGATTCTTCTGGGACCGGGCGCTGGGTCTACCGATACAACGGGCCTGGAAACCGCGATGATGAGGCTAAGTCGATTGCTTTGGGCTCGGACGGTAACCTCTATGCCGCAGGATATAGTTATGGAAGCGGGACTGTTCGTGATTTCACGGTGGTGAGCCTGACTCCATCAGGAGACGAGCGCTGGGTACACAACTATGATGGTACCGCAAGCGAAAATGATGAGGCCAACTCGGTTGTAATGGGCACAGACGGCAATATCTATGCTGCAGGAAAGACCGACGGAATCATAGGTAATTGGGGTTTCACCGTCATCAGCCTCAATCCTGATGTGGGAGTTGTTGAGGCTGAGCTTAGACCGTCTCAATCCCCAAAGTTGAAACTATCAGTCTCTCCCGTCCCTGCTATGTCTGGGATGAAGATATACTATTCTCTTCCGAAACCCTATGAAGTCAGACTTTCTGTGTACGACGTCTCAGGAAAACTGGTCAAAGAGCTGGCCAACGCCAAGGAGGAAAGTGGTTCAAAGGTTCTGTTCTGGGAGGGTAAGAATGACACAGGCGAGAGGGTAGCCTCGGGGACATACTTCATCCAGCTCAAAGCAGGTAATTCCTACGCATCTGCAAAAATCATCGTGTTATAG
- a CDS encoding DUF72 domain-containing protein — protein sequence MSEVFIGTSGYSYDHWSNGVFYPPRLPKSKWLEYYSEHFQTVELNVTFYRLPQEKVFTGWCEKTPDAFRFAVKGSRYITHIKRLANLGDSLETLAKRLKLLKEKCSVVLWQLPPSMKIDLKRFDQFCRQAEKTICKRQAFEFRNESWFTDEVYDILFKHNFSLCLADAPQDIHEPITADYVYVRRHGPSGLYEGNYTKKHLGRDTKNVLKWLKDGKDVYIYFNNDVKGYAVKNAKTLLDLVSLGVKA from the coding sequence GTGAGTGAGGTTTTCATAGGCACGAGTGGCTACAGCTATGACCATTGGTCAAATGGTGTCTTCTACCCTCCTCGCCTTCCGAAGAGCAAATGGCTCGAATACTACTCTGAACACTTTCAAACGGTTGAATTGAACGTAACCTTCTATAGACTTCCTCAGGAGAAGGTTTTCACAGGTTGGTGTGAAAAGACTCCGGATGCATTCAGGTTCGCGGTAAAGGGGAGCAGATACATAACCCACATCAAGAGGCTCGCCAATCTCGGTGACTCTCTGGAGACTCTCGCCAAGAGACTTAAGCTTTTGAAGGAGAAATGCTCTGTCGTTCTCTGGCAGCTTCCACCGAGCATGAAGATTGACCTCAAGAGGTTTGATCAGTTTTGCAGACAGGCCGAAAAGACCATTTGCAAACGGCAGGCATTCGAGTTCAGGAATGAGTCATGGTTCACAGATGAGGTGTACGACATTCTCTTCAAACACAATTTTTCACTCTGTCTGGCAGACGCGCCTCAAGACATCCACGAGCCCATTACCGCGGACTACGTGTACGTGAGAAGACACGGCCCTTCTGGTCTATATGAAGGCAACTACACCAAGAAACATCTTGGAAGAGACACAAAAAACGTACTTAAATGGCTGAAGGACGGAAAGGACGTCTACATCTATTTCAATAACGACGTGAAAGGGTATGCTGTGAAGAACGCAAAAACACTGCTAGACCTTGTGAGTCTCGGTGTAAAGGCCTAG
- a CDS encoding alcohol dehydrogenase: MRVAMYYNNRDVRIEDVPVPKIGNGELLVRIEASGICGSDVMEWYRAKKAPRVLGHEIAGVITEVGSGVKRFKKGDRVFVSHHVPCNTCKYCLNGHFSVCDTLRSTNFDPGGFSEYVRVPQINVDRGTYLLPESMSFEEGAFIEPLACVVRGQRIAGLQPGQTVLVTGSGISGLLHINLAKALGAGRIIATDIVDYRLDAAKRFGADTAINAREDIPARVRNVNNGLGADLVIVSTAATRAIEQSFKCVDRGGMILLFAPTEPGVTVPYPIWELWCDGVTITHSYAGSPIDITRAIELIHSKRVNVVDMITHRFGLGEAPLGFQLVAQAKDSIKIIIEPQR; the protein is encoded by the coding sequence ATGCGAGTAGCAATGTACTACAACAACCGGGATGTTCGAATCGAGGACGTGCCGGTTCCCAAAATAGGAAACGGTGAGCTTCTTGTAAGGATAGAAGCCAGCGGCATCTGTGGAAGCGACGTCATGGAGTGGTATCGGGCAAAGAAGGCTCCTCGCGTACTGGGCCACGAGATTGCGGGAGTGATTACTGAAGTGGGCAGTGGAGTGAAACGCTTCAAAAAAGGTGACAGGGTGTTTGTGTCTCACCATGTGCCATGTAACACGTGCAAATACTGTTTGAATGGTCACTTTTCTGTGTGCGATACACTCAGATCCACGAACTTTGACCCGGGAGGTTTCTCAGAGTATGTCCGGGTCCCCCAGATAAACGTTGACCGGGGTACTTATCTCCTTCCAGAGAGCATGTCTTTTGAAGAGGGCGCGTTCATCGAACCGCTGGCGTGTGTTGTTCGAGGGCAAAGAATTGCAGGTCTTCAGCCGGGGCAGACTGTTCTCGTAACTGGCAGCGGTATCTCAGGTCTGCTGCACATCAATCTGGCAAAAGCACTCGGGGCAGGAAGAATCATTGCCACCGACATTGTCGACTACAGGTTGGATGCGGCGAAGAGGTTTGGTGCTGACACAGCAATCAATGCAAGAGAGGACATCCCGGCAAGGGTAAGAAACGTAAACAATGGGCTCGGTGCCGACCTTGTCATCGTATCTACGGCAGCCACTAGAGCAATAGAGCAGTCCTTCAAATGCGTGGACAGGGGCGGTATGATCCTTCTCTTTGCTCCTACTGAGCCTGGGGTGACTGTCCCCTACCCCATCTGGGAGCTCTGGTGCGATGGAGTGACAATAACCCATTCCTATGCTGGCAGCCCCATTGACATTACCAGAGCAATTGAACTGATTCACTCCAAAAGAGTTAATGTTGTGGACATGATTACCCACAGGTTTGGCCTTGGGGAGGCTCCTCTCGGATTCCAGCTGGTTGCGCAGGCAAAAGATTCCATAAAAATAATCATTGAACCGCAACGATAG
- the lsrF gene encoding 3-hydroxy-5-phosphonooxypentane-2,4-dione thiolase produces MDWGLQNRISRIIKADTGRTVMLAVDHGYFLGPTTGLEQPSKTIEPLLPYADSLMLTRGVLRTSVTPKADIPIVLRVSGGTSILGTLSDEGLAVAMEDAVRLNVSGVALSIFVGTEHEKQTLLNLTKLVDEGEKHGIPVLAVTAVGKEMTRDARYLGLCCRIAAELGAHLVKTYYVEGFEEMAKSCPVPLVMAGGKKIPEKDALQLAYNAIKDGAVGVDMGRNIFQSEHPTAMIQAVREVVHKSASVESAYEMFMDLKSSA; encoded by the coding sequence ATGGACTGGGGATTGCAGAATCGTATCTCGAGAATCATAAAGGCAGACACTGGCCGGACTGTCATGCTTGCAGTGGACCATGGATATTTTCTTGGACCGACTACTGGCCTTGAACAGCCATCAAAAACGATTGAGCCCCTTCTCCCCTATGCTGACAGTCTAATGCTGACAAGAGGTGTTCTACGCACCTCTGTCACACCCAAGGCCGACATACCGATAGTGCTCAGAGTTTCAGGTGGAACAAGCATCCTGGGAACACTTTCTGATGAAGGTTTGGCCGTAGCTATGGAGGATGCGGTTCGGCTTAACGTGTCGGGTGTCGCGCTTTCTATTTTTGTTGGAACCGAGCACGAGAAGCAGACCCTTTTGAACCTGACGAAACTCGTAGATGAAGGCGAGAAACACGGCATCCCAGTGCTTGCCGTCACGGCAGTCGGGAAGGAAATGACTAGAGATGCCCGCTATCTGGGCCTATGCTGCCGGATAGCTGCAGAACTGGGCGCCCACCTCGTGAAGACATATTATGTCGAAGGCTTTGAAGAAATGGCGAAGTCTTGTCCAGTTCCTCTTGTCATGGCCGGGGGTAAGAAGATTCCGGAAAAAGATGCACTGCAACTTGCGTACAATGCGATAAAGGACGGCGCCGTGGGTGTAGACATGGGCAGAAACATCTTCCAGTCCGAACATCCGACTGCAATGATTCAGGCCGTGCGTGAGGTTGTGCATAAGAGCGCGTCTGTAGAGAGCGCATACGAGATGTTCATGGATCTGAAGAGTTCAGCGTGA
- a CDS encoding tetratricopeptide repeat protein → MVKKRRHRLTRHDLKTDRFVESTMELVSTARHHAPTLIFSVIAFIVLLLVVTYVVNGRKKARIQADRYLSSATASFMNGDFETARDGLEDISRRFWGTRAAREALFYLGNTYYALNDYDKAESNFERFLRARGGWPLLKASAAMGIANCHEQKQQFLVAAEGYERVADNYGDSPIAPEALISAARCYEIMGQAMAARPLYERLRHNYPESELAAVADFHLKIISGIEQVSR, encoded by the coding sequence ATGGTAAAGAAAAGAAGACATAGGCTTACCAGGCACGATCTCAAGACGGACAGGTTTGTGGAATCGACCATGGAGCTGGTTAGCACAGCCCGGCACCACGCTCCCACGCTCATCTTTTCTGTAATCGCCTTCATAGTACTCCTACTGGTAGTTACATATGTCGTAAACGGAAGGAAAAAAGCGAGAATCCAGGCTGACCGGTATCTTTCCTCAGCCACCGCCTCATTCATGAACGGTGACTTCGAAACCGCGCGAGACGGGCTTGAGGATATTAGCAGGAGATTCTGGGGTACCCGCGCAGCCCGTGAGGCTCTCTTCTACCTGGGGAACACATACTACGCGCTCAACGACTATGACAAGGCTGAGAGTAACTTCGAGCGGTTTCTGAGGGCAAGAGGTGGGTGGCCCCTTCTGAAAGCGTCTGCCGCCATGGGAATCGCAAACTGTCACGAACAGAAGCAACAGTTCCTGGTGGCAGCTGAGGGGTACGAGAGAGTCGCGGACAACTACGGAGATTCCCCTATTGCACCTGAAGCACTCATTTCGGCTGCTCGTTGCTACGAAATTATGGGCCAAGCAATGGCCGCCAGGCCCCTGTACGAAAGACTAAGACACAACTATCCCGAGTCCGAGCTGGCCGCTGTGGCTGACTTTCATCTCAAAATTATCTCTGGTATCGAGCAGGTCTCAAGGTAG
- a CDS encoding leucine--tRNA ligase encodes MRDYDFRRIEKKWQKIWSDKEIYSVPEIARKKYYVLEMYPYPSGDLHMGQFRNYLIGDVIARYRMMNGYDVLHPMGWDAFGLPAENAAIKRGIDPETWTMDNIEVSRNTIKLMGISYDWGREITTCMPDYYKWTQWVFLLLHKRNLAYRKKAYVNWCPGCRTVLANEQVVDGICERCKTQVTKADLEQWFLRITDYAERLLEGIDRLKEWPEPVKALQRNWIGKSEGCEIDFPLQGMERNISVFTTRPDTVFGVTFMAVAPENPLSMALAKRGGREDQVRNYVDHSMKISEVERTSTVREKDGVYTGTNCINPFSGEEVQLWVADYVLASYGTGMVMGVPAHDQRDFEFARKYGIPIKVVISPPDHKLEPETMNEAYIEPGTMVDSDVFNGRNSEEAIDSIIEYCIEKGIGRRKTNYRLRDWLISRQRYWGAPIPMIHCAACGVVPVPETDLPVLLPKKGVDFTPKGKSPLASVPSFMNTTCPKCGGEAQRDPDTMDTFVCSSWYHLRYSDPNNDTRPFGQEEAASWLPIDEYIGGIEHACGHLIYFRFITKVFHDAGLVPFDEPCIRMFNHGMVTDDEGNVMSKSKGNALPAGPFVEKWGADTGRIAMLFIGPPGKESAWSERGTRGAHRLLKRVWRLVWQADFKASQELAVECLRPDELSLLRKYNWCIERVTQDIHDYGHNTAIAAIMELMNEMQPFEPRSSPVYAIAARGVIKLLSPFAPHICEELWEQAAGARDSVFKTLWPKVDAAVLKEETVTIPVQVNGKVRARIEVPSGASTDEVKEAALAAENVKKLLSGRRPKRVVVVPGKIVSIVA; translated from the coding sequence ATGAGAGATTATGACTTTAGAAGAATAGAAAAGAAATGGCAAAAGATATGGAGCGACAAAGAGATCTACAGCGTGCCCGAGATTGCCCGAAAGAAGTACTACGTCCTGGAGATGTATCCGTATCCATCCGGGGACCTCCACATGGGCCAGTTCAGGAACTACCTCATTGGTGATGTAATCGCACGCTACAGAATGATGAACGGGTATGATGTTCTCCATCCGATGGGGTGGGACGCATTCGGCCTGCCTGCAGAGAATGCTGCAATAAAACGCGGTATCGATCCCGAAACATGGACGATGGACAACATAGAGGTCTCCAGGAATACGATTAAACTCATGGGGATATCCTACGACTGGGGCAGGGAGATTACCACCTGCATGCCTGACTACTACAAGTGGACACAGTGGGTCTTCCTCTTACTCCACAAGCGAAACCTGGCCTACAGGAAGAAAGCATATGTCAACTGGTGTCCGGGTTGCCGCACTGTCCTTGCAAATGAACAGGTCGTTGACGGCATATGTGAGAGATGCAAAACGCAGGTAACAAAAGCCGATCTTGAGCAGTGGTTTCTTAGAATCACAGACTACGCTGAAAGGCTTCTGGAGGGAATTGACAGGCTGAAGGAGTGGCCAGAACCCGTCAAAGCTCTACAGAGAAACTGGATCGGAAAAAGTGAAGGATGTGAAATAGACTTTCCTCTCCAGGGTATGGAAAGAAACATCAGCGTCTTTACCACAAGGCCTGACACCGTCTTTGGTGTGACTTTCATGGCAGTCGCTCCCGAGAATCCACTATCGATGGCACTCGCCAAACGCGGTGGGAGAGAAGACCAGGTCAGGAACTATGTAGACCATTCAATGAAAATCTCGGAAGTAGAAAGAACCTCTACAGTCAGAGAGAAGGATGGAGTCTACACTGGCACCAATTGCATCAATCCATTTTCCGGCGAAGAAGTGCAACTGTGGGTCGCGGATTATGTTCTTGCATCCTATGGAACTGGAATGGTCATGGGTGTTCCTGCCCATGACCAGCGCGACTTCGAGTTTGCCAGAAAGTATGGAATCCCTATCAAGGTCGTGATAAGTCCTCCTGATCACAAGTTGGAACCTGAGACCATGAACGAGGCCTACATAGAACCGGGAACCATGGTGGACTCTGACGTCTTCAATGGCCGCAACTCTGAAGAGGCGATTGATAGCATCATAGAATACTGCATAGAAAAGGGTATAGGGAGAAGAAAAACGAACTACAGGCTGAGGGACTGGCTCATATCAAGGCAAAGATACTGGGGAGCACCAATTCCGATGATCCACTGCGCGGCGTGTGGAGTGGTTCCGGTACCAGAGACCGACCTGCCTGTTCTTCTCCCAAAGAAGGGCGTAGATTTCACCCCAAAAGGGAAATCTCCTCTCGCTTCCGTGCCGTCTTTCATGAACACTACATGCCCGAAGTGTGGGGGAGAGGCTCAGCGGGACCCAGATACCATGGATACGTTTGTATGCTCTTCCTGGTACCACCTCAGGTACTCAGATCCCAACAACGACACGAGGCCCTTCGGTCAGGAAGAGGCTGCGTCGTGGCTGCCCATAGATGAGTACATCGGGGGCATAGAGCATGCCTGCGGCCACCTGATATACTTTCGGTTCATTACAAAAGTGTTCCACGACGCGGGCCTTGTTCCCTTTGACGAGCCCTGTATACGCATGTTCAACCACGGTATGGTGACGGATGACGAGGGAAATGTCATGTCTAAGTCCAAGGGGAACGCCCTTCCAGCCGGGCCATTTGTGGAAAAGTGGGGGGCGGACACAGGAAGGATAGCAATGCTCTTCATAGGTCCCCCAGGCAAAGAGTCCGCCTGGTCTGAACGCGGTACGCGAGGAGCTCACAGACTCCTTAAGAGGGTATGGAGGCTTGTCTGGCAGGCAGACTTCAAGGCATCCCAAGAGCTTGCGGTGGAATGTCTTAGGCCAGATGAGCTAAGCCTTCTTCGCAAGTACAACTGGTGCATAGAGAGGGTCACGCAGGATATCCACGATTATGGGCACAACACAGCCATAGCTGCCATTATGGAGCTGATGAACGAGATGCAGCCTTTTGAGCCCAGGTCGTCTCCAGTCTATGCAATTGCTGCAAGGGGCGTGATCAAGCTTCTCAGTCCATTCGCTCCGCACATCTGCGAGGAGCTCTGGGAGCAGGCGGCAGGCGCCAGGGATTCGGTCTTCAAAACCCTATGGCCAAAGGTTGATGCAGCAGTTCTGAAAGAGGAGACCGTGACCATTCCTGTGCAGGTGAATGGGAAGGTGAGAGCCAGAATAGAAGTTCCTTCGGGGGCTTCAACGGATGAGGTGAAGGAGGCTGCACTTGCCGCTGAGAACGTGAAAAAGCTCCTTTCCGGTCGCCGCCCGAAGAGGGTGGTGGTCGTCCCAGGGAAAATTGTGAGCATTGTGGCCTAG
- the holA gene encoding DNA polymerase III subunit delta produces MPVTYTVLRGRIKKRRFDPAYFFYGDNQFLIDELVQTITSAIVTPEFVSFDRSILHGDEITPEGILNAVETPPMASAKRVVVLSGVHKLSEKMRGILLDYLEHPAPTTLLIVTAPKVKTNKGFYRKLTLRTTPVRLSNLNERDAVVWIRERVSSLGWSIDSEGARMLYNSIGSDQSYLANEIDKLTICAGEKTKITAGDVAAVAGKSRANSIFDLTDAIGRLDCHQSIALVNNLLAWGQRPSHILALILRHMLILLSLKCLKKRNASQAEMCRRFNLMPYYLGGYLRQSAMFTETVLRKRIRLIQLTEARLKSSHSAKTFELESLIYEMCMEDINQHDQG; encoded by the coding sequence ATGCCAGTGACTTACACAGTGCTGAGAGGGAGGATTAAAAAGAGGAGGTTTGATCCGGCCTACTTTTTCTATGGGGATAACCAGTTCCTCATAGATGAGCTTGTCCAGACAATTACTTCAGCGATTGTGACTCCAGAGTTTGTCTCTTTCGACAGAAGCATTCTTCACGGAGACGAAATCACGCCAGAAGGAATTCTGAATGCTGTGGAGACGCCGCCGATGGCCTCAGCCAAAAGGGTTGTTGTGCTGAGCGGTGTTCATAAGCTCTCTGAAAAAATGAGGGGAATATTACTCGACTATCTAGAGCACCCTGCACCAACCACTCTCCTCATAGTTACTGCTCCGAAGGTGAAGACAAATAAAGGTTTCTATAGGAAGTTGACGTTGAGGACTACTCCAGTACGTTTGAGCAACCTAAATGAGAGGGATGCAGTGGTTTGGATAAGAGAGCGTGTTTCCTCGCTGGGGTGGTCAATTGACAGTGAAGGTGCAAGAATGCTATATAACTCGATCGGCAGCGACCAATCCTATCTGGCAAATGAGATAGATAAACTGACAATATGTGCAGGAGAGAAGACAAAGATAACGGCCGGAGATGTTGCAGCAGTGGCAGGAAAGTCTAGAGCAAACTCAATCTTTGACCTCACCGATGCTATCGGAAGACTGGATTGCCACCAGAGCATTGCTCTAGTCAACAATCTGCTTGCGTGGGGACAGCGGCCATCCCACATACTTGCCCTCATACTGAGGCACATGTTAATTCTCCTTAGCCTGAAGTGTCTCAAGAAGAGGAACGCGAGTCAGGCGGAGATGTGTCGAAGATTCAATCTTATGCCTTATTATCTAGGCGGGTATCTAAGGCAATCTGCCATGTTCACTGAAACCGTACTGCGGAAAAGAATAAGACTAATACAACTCACAGAAGCGCGGCTGAAGTCTTCACATTCAGCGAAGACCTTCGAGCTTGAATCCCTGATCTATGAGATGTGCATGGAGGACATCAACCAGCATGACCAAGGCTGA
- a CDS encoding class II fructose-bisphosphate aldolase, which yields MKGWGRFDPIPGNKMFEALYNEEGVIMAVNTRILPGVARGIFSAARDLRAAVIFELAMSESDLDGGYTGLTPHEFSKTVRAIADDVGFGQWALHADHTTVKKGTEDEVKRIKELLKAHISAGYTSFAIDASFLFDLSDTTVLGQLQKNIDVTAELAHFIKEKMGGREFGLEVEVGEIGKKDKGGLVLTTVEEATTFIDQLQKRKVFPQVLAIANGSTHGNIYDQHGNLIEQVSINIERTVEVAKAIEPFKVRIAQHGITGTPLRLINTQFPKGLIIKGNVGTLWQNLAWEVFSVFEPELLGDIHNWTLGKYRDEAAQKGITRNNEIIGKYSKYAIKEFKTRMDDLSEETKHALEARTYAEALLFFKAFSAVGTADKVREYLET from the coding sequence ATGAAAGGGTGGGGCAGATTTGACCCGATCCCCGGAAACAAAATGTTCGAAGCACTGTACAATGAAGAAGGCGTCATAATGGCCGTAAACACCAGAATCCTTCCTGGTGTTGCCAGAGGGATATTTAGTGCTGCCAGGGACCTGAGGGCAGCAGTTATTTTCGAGCTCGCAATGTCAGAGAGCGATTTGGACGGCGGATATACTGGCCTGACTCCCCATGAGTTCTCAAAGACAGTCCGCGCTATCGCCGACGATGTCGGTTTTGGTCAATGGGCTCTCCACGCAGACCACACAACAGTCAAGAAGGGAACCGAAGATGAAGTAAAGAGAATAAAGGAGTTGCTGAAGGCCCACATTTCCGCAGGGTATACCTCCTTTGCAATAGATGCTTCCTTTCTTTTTGACTTGAGCGACACGACAGTATTAGGCCAACTTCAGAAGAATATCGATGTCACAGCAGAACTTGCACACTTCATCAAGGAGAAGATGGGTGGAAGAGAGTTCGGATTAGAAGTTGAAGTTGGGGAGATTGGGAAGAAGGATAAGGGTGGATTAGTTCTCACAACGGTCGAGGAGGCGACCACATTTATTGACCAGCTACAGAAGAGGAAGGTCTTCCCCCAGGTATTGGCAATCGCCAACGGGTCGACTCATGGAAATATCTACGACCAGCATGGTAACCTGATTGAGCAAGTTTCAATAAACATAGAACGAACTGTAGAAGTAGCCAAGGCGATTGAACCTTTTAAGGTAAGAATTGCACAACATGGTATTACAGGCACACCGCTTAGATTGATAAACACCCAATTCCCCAAGGGCTTAATCATAAAAGGAAACGTTGGCACGCTATGGCAAAATCTGGCATGGGAGGTGTTTTCAGTATTTGAGCCAGAATTGCTGGGAGACATACACAATTGGACTTTGGGCAAATACAGAGATGAAGCGGCCCAAAAAGGCATAACGAGAAACAATGAAATCATTGGCAAGTACAGCAAGTATGCAATAAAAGAATTCAAGACCAGAATGGATGACCTTTCTGAAGAGACAAAACACGCGCTCGAAGCCAGAACATATGCAGAAGCCTTGCTATTCTTCAAAGCCTTTAGTGCAGTGGGCACCGCGGATAAGGTGAGGGAATATCTAGAAACGTAA
- a CDS encoding fructose-1,6-bisphosphatase, translating into MEKTLEEHLKGINSDVASLILRISRLVNTINSQFQFRRGKAKTKNVFGEVQLVMDKWADEFLIDEFRKWGMVRTVASEEQPDLVRLNDKGMFNITLDPLDGSSNIESNNSVGTIVGIYKEDLPTEGKNQVAAMYILYGPVTTLVYAAQNGVHEFLLTTKGFILRKENIRLPEPGKLYGIGGLRKDWLPAFRKYVEELEKQGYKLRYGGSFVGDFNQVLHYGGIFAYPALTTNPNGKLRLLFESNPMAFIVRQAGGASTDGKHSILEIEPEHIDQRTATYVGNKDLIKKLEGAL; encoded by the coding sequence ATGGAGAAGACTCTAGAGGAACATCTGAAAGGAATCAACAGCGATGTAGCCTCTCTCATACTCAGAATAAGCCGCCTGGTGAATACGATAAATAGCCAATTTCAATTCAGAAGAGGTAAGGCCAAAACGAAAAACGTGTTTGGTGAGGTTCAATTAGTCATGGACAAATGGGCAGACGAGTTCTTGATTGATGAATTCAGAAAATGGGGCATGGTTAGAACTGTAGCATCAGAGGAACAGCCTGATCTGGTAAGACTCAACGACAAAGGAATGTTCAACATCACGTTGGATCCATTAGATGGTTCATCAAATATCGAGAGCAACAACTCAGTCGGGACAATTGTGGGGATATACAAGGAAGATCTGCCAACAGAAGGAAAGAATCAGGTAGCTGCTATGTACATTTTGTATGGTCCAGTGACAACCTTGGTCTATGCGGCACAGAACGGTGTCCACGAATTTCTGCTGACAACGAAGGGGTTCATTTTGAGAAAAGAGAACATAAGACTTCCTGAGCCAGGAAAATTGTATGGTATTGGAGGACTGCGAAAAGACTGGCTGCCAGCATTCAGGAAGTATGTTGAAGAACTAGAAAAACAAGGCTACAAGCTAAGATACGGCGGGTCGTTCGTTGGAGACTTCAATCAGGTCCTTCACTATGGTGGGATCTTTGCCTATCCCGCACTCACGACGAATCCAAATGGGAAGCTGAGATTACTATTTGAAAGCAACCCCATGGCATTCATAGTGAGACAGGCAGGAGGGGCTTCCACTGATGGCAAGCATTCAATACTAGAAATTGAACCAGAGCACATAGATCAAAGAACTGCAACATATGTCGGAAACAAGGATCTAATCAAGAAATTGGAGGGGGCACTGTGA